The Sedimentisphaera salicampi genome includes a region encoding these proteins:
- a CDS encoding GLUG motif-containing protein, whose protein sequence is MNTLRLPILAAIFTASIAFGFAAGDGTENNPYQISTPDHLEAVNNDLSAHYVLTNNIDLSDRTYERAVIAPDTSYISWGFNGTPFSGSFDGAGYKILNLTVDTLDVTENHPRYLGLFGKIKGGEIQNLGIENAGIIGCNDSWYLGGLCGYNSKGLIKKCYTKGSVSGGGGLGGLCGVNAEGTILNCYAEGSVSGYIYIGSKGGLCGYNEEGTITNCYATGDVSGDSNLGGLCGDNYGGTITNCYAAGSVSGGNDSWCFGGLCGDNSSGTITKCYAEGDVSGGDNSDYLGGLCGMIEGGKITNCYATGSVSGGKDSEDIGGLCGYNDLGTIQNCYSKGEMTAGDKSKKLGGLCGENEGGTITNCFWDKEGSGIAISEGGRPKTTAQMKSAATFFGWNDGSWTINEGNDHPCLAWENAEGSVVSTSYQARTYSGEGTQENPFEISDAKDLVCLSNRPPDWDKHFVLINDIDMEGEIYYPITTFSGSFDGSSFKIFNLEINSEYIGLRSQLGLFGKINEGEVSNIGIENAQITGGEDSLYFGGLCGYNRNATIENCYTTGSVSGGNNSRLISGLCGENAEGKIIKCYSKSYVSGGNNSEDLGGLCGDSSGTITKCYARGHVSGGDDSRHLGGLTGLNSEGKIKNCYSTCDVKGGDVAGKLGGLCGINSGGTITNCYSTGFVSGGGELGGLCGWNGGTIKNCYAEGDVSGVAVIGALCGFNTDTITNCYAAGDVSGGDDAKSIGGLCGINFEGRITKCYSKGYVTAGGKAENFGGFCGNNSGVIINSFWDKETSGIDTSDGGAGLYTNQMKTLSTFTNAGWDFADSSAANEEDGIWLMDEKNYPKLNVIIEIGLKD, encoded by the coding sequence ATGAATACTTTAAGGCTTCCCATTCTCGCAGCAATCTTTACAGCAAGCATTGCATTCGGTTTCGCCGCAGGAGACGGCACAGAAAACAACCCATACCAAATTTCCACCCCCGACCACCTCGAAGCGGTGAACAACGACCTCTCCGCCCATTACGTTCTGACGAATAACATCGACCTCTCGGATAGAACCTACGAACGAGCCGTTATCGCCCCGGATACTAGTTACATTAGTTGGGGTTTCAACGGTACGCCTTTCTCCGGCTCATTTGACGGGGCTGGCTATAAGATTTTGAATCTCACCGTTGATACATTAGACGTAACAGAAAATCATCCCCGATATCTCGGACTTTTTGGAAAAATAAAAGGCGGCGAAATTCAAAATCTTGGTATTGAAAATGCTGGTATAATTGGCTGTAATGATTCGTGGTATCTTGGTGGCCTGTGCGGATATAATAGCAAAGGCTTAATCAAGAAATGCTATACGAAAGGCTCTGTTTCAGGAGGCGGCGGGCTCGGCGGGCTGTGCGGAGTTAATGCAGAAGGCACAATCTTAAACTGCTATGCGGAAGGCTCTGTTTCAGGATATATATATATTGGCAGCAAGGGCGGATTGTGCGGATACAATGAAGAAGGCACAATCACGAATTGCTATGCAACAGGCGATGTTTCGGGAGATTCGAATCTCGGCGGCCTGTGCGGAGATAATTATGGTGGCACAATCACGAACTGCTATGCGGCCGGCTCTGTTTCGGGCGGTAATGATTCATGGTGTTTCGGCGGCCTGTGCGGAGATAATAGCAGCGGCACTATCACGAAATGCTATGCGGAAGGAGATGTTTCAGGTGGTGATAATTCTGATTATCTTGGCGGCCTGTGCGGAATGATTGAAGGAGGCAAAATAACTAATTGCTATGCCACGGGCTCTGTTTCGGGAGGCAAAGATTCCGAAGATATTGGGGGTCTGTGTGGATATAATGATTTGGGAACAATTCAAAATTGCTATTCAAAAGGCGAAATGACAGCTGGCGATAAGAGTAAAAAACTCGGCGGTCTGTGTGGAGAAAATGAAGGCGGGACAATCACAAATTGCTTCTGGGACAAAGAAGGAAGCGGGATAGCTATAAGCGAAGGCGGAAGGCCTAAGACTACAGCTCAAATGAAATCCGCTGCAACATTTTTCGGCTGGAATGACGGAAGCTGGACAATAAATGAAGGCAATGATCACCCTTGCCTCGCTTGGGAAAATGCTGAAGGCTCAGTTGTTTCTACCAGCTACCAAGCCAGAACTTACAGCGGCGAAGGTACGCAAGAAAATCCTTTCGAAATTTCTGATGCGAAGGATTTAGTCTGCCTCAGCAATCGCCCGCCAGACTGGGATAAACATTTTGTTCTAATCAATGATATAGATATGGAAGGAGAAATTTATTATCCGATAACAACTTTCAGCGGCAGTTTTGACGGCAGCAGCTTCAAAATATTTAATCTGGAAATTAACAGTGAATATATAGGGTTGCGTTCGCAACTCGGTCTTTTTGGAAAAATCAATGAAGGAGAAGTTAGTAATATTGGTATTGAAAATGCTCAGATTACCGGTGGCGAGGATTCTTTGTATTTCGGCGGCTTGTGCGGGTATAACAGAAATGCTACAATCGAAAACTGCTATACGACCGGCTCTGTTTCAGGTGGCAATAATTCAAGACTTATAAGCGGCCTGTGTGGAGAAAATGCAGAAGGCAAAATCATTAAATGTTATTCGAAGAGCTATGTTTCAGGTGGTAATAATTCTGAAGATCTTGGCGGCCTGTGTGGAGATAGCAGCGGCACAATCACAAAATGCTATGCAAGAGGGCATGTTTCTGGCGGTGATGATTCAAGACATCTTGGCGGCCTTACTGGATTAAATTCGGAAGGCAAAATCAAGAACTGCTATTCTACATGCGATGTTAAAGGGGGGGATGTTGCGGGAAAACTTGGCGGCCTATGCGGAATAAATTCTGGAGGCACAATTACGAACTGTTATTCGACCGGCTTTGTTTCAGGGGGTGGAGAGCTTGGCGGCCTGTGTGGATGGAATGGAGGCACAATTAAGAACTGCTATGCAGAAGGCGATGTTTCAGGTGTTGCAGTTATCGGGGCCTTGTGCGGATTTAATACTGATACAATTACGAACTGTTATGCTGCGGGCGATGTTTCAGGGGGTGATGATGCAAAGAGTATCGGCGGCTTATGCGGAATAAACTTTGAAGGCAGAATCACGAAGTGCTATTCTAAAGGTTATGTTACAGCGGGGGGTAAGGCTGAAAATTTTGGCGGATTTTGCGGAAATAATAGCGGGGTAATTATAAACTCTTTTTGGGATAAAGAAACGAGCGGAATAGATACCAGCGATGGCGGAGCAGGGCTTTATACAAACCAGATGAAGACGCTGAGCACATTTACTAATGCCGGCTGGGATTTTGCGGACAGTTCAGCGGCAAATGAGGAAGATGGGATATGGCTGATGGATGAGAAAAATTATCCGAAGCTAAATGTTATAATTGAAATAGGACTTAAGGATTGA
- a CDS encoding RluA family pseudouridine synthase — MAKAEAERQIPFVPGEELEMTVGGSKQDVRLDSYLCSRFGQLSRQKMQRVIRQQEILVNGLKAKPSRKLSPGDVIRLTLPSREIDSEQMELDIIYEDEDVIAVNKAAGVIVHPGRGNPNGTLLNGLYHYAAGRFSPDVVHRLDKDTSGAVIFSKHARANAFLCEQFQKRTTRKIYNAVVSSNFAEPEGIIDAPMADHPNENIHKQAVRPDGREAKTAYRVIEDLGDFALVEVEIFTGRTHQIRVHLAHIGCPLANDELYGGRKLQSPSLSRTALHSKTLEIILPCGDERTISADMPCDMKAFLESRRG, encoded by the coding sequence TTGGCGAAGGCAGAAGCGGAAAGACAGATACCATTCGTTCCCGGCGAGGAGCTGGAGATGACGGTGGGCGGTTCAAAGCAGGACGTTCGTTTAGACAGCTACCTTTGCAGCCGGTTCGGGCAGCTCAGCCGGCAGAAGATGCAGCGGGTAATCCGGCAGCAGGAGATCCTCGTAAACGGCCTAAAGGCCAAGCCCTCCCGCAAGCTCAGCCCGGGCGATGTAATCCGGCTCACCCTTCCCTCCCGCGAGATCGATTCTGAGCAGATGGAGCTTGATATCATCTATGAGGATGAGGACGTGATAGCGGTGAACAAGGCCGCGGGCGTTATCGTTCATCCGGGCAGGGGCAATCCAAACGGCACACTGCTCAACGGCCTCTATCACTACGCCGCAGGGCGGTTCTCGCCGGACGTTGTCCATCGGCTCGATAAAGATACCTCCGGAGCGGTTATTTTCAGCAAGCACGCCCGAGCAAATGCGTTCTTATGCGAGCAGTTCCAAAAGCGAACAACGCGCAAGATCTACAATGCCGTGGTGAGCTCGAATTTCGCCGAGCCCGAGGGGATTATAGATGCCCCGATGGCCGACCACCCAAACGAAAACATCCACAAGCAGGCTGTGCGTCCGGACGGGCGAGAAGCAAAAACGGCCTACAGGGTTATCGAGGATCTGGGGGATTTTGCGCTTGTGGAGGTGGAGATCTTCACGGGCCGAACGCATCAGATCCGCGTGCACCTTGCCCATATCGGTTGCCCGCTTGCAAACGATGAGCTCTATGGCGGCCGGAAGCTCCAGAGCCCTTCGCTCAGCAGAACAGCTCTGCACAGCAAAACGCTGGAGATAATCCTCCCTTGCGGAGATGAGCGAACAATCTCAGCGGATATGCCCTGCGATATGAAGGCCTTCCTTGAAAGCCGGAGAGGTTAG
- a CDS encoding sigma-54-dependent Fis family transcriptional regulator, whose translation MPHRRIHETELLSRIARALAESLELKRTLAGVLEALEVHMALQMGTINLLDPDSETIKIAVAHNIDSELQKQIEYREGEGITGIVYQTGEPMIVPDIAKDKRFLAKTGERKPSEGKKMAFICVPIKVEGKTAGAMSVSKETSSGKSLQNDARILNVIATMVGQAVKINDLYTKEKRGWQEENLKLRQQLRNRFKIHNMIGSSNAMQQVFGLVEQVAQSNATVMIRGESGTGKDLIAHAIHYSSLRADKPFIKINCTALPESLLESELFGHEKGAFTGASDKKIGRFERAHGGTIFLDEIGDFSLNLQVKLLRAIQFKEFERVGGSETIKTNVRIVVATNRNLEEDIKNGIFREDLYYRINVFPIFLPPLRERKDDIMLLADYFLEKYSKENSKNITRLSTPAINMLTSYHWPGNIRELENCIERAVLLCNEEVIRSEHLPPSLQFEEAAHKTPGRTLPEMVENLEREMIVDALKKNKGQQRKAAEQLGLTERMMGYKIKKYNIYPKQIV comes from the coding sequence ATGCCCCACAGACGTATCCACGAAACTGAGCTTCTCAGCCGGATAGCCAGAGCCCTTGCCGAATCTCTGGAGCTCAAACGAACCCTTGCAGGCGTGCTGGAGGCTCTTGAAGTGCATATGGCGCTTCAGATGGGAACTATCAACCTGCTCGATCCGGACTCGGAGACGATAAAAATCGCCGTTGCTCATAATATTGATTCAGAGCTGCAAAAGCAGATTGAATACCGTGAGGGCGAGGGAATCACAGGCATAGTTTATCAGACAGGCGAGCCGATGATCGTGCCCGATATCGCCAAGGACAAGCGTTTCCTCGCCAAAACCGGCGAGAGAAAGCCCAGCGAGGGCAAAAAGATGGCCTTCATCTGCGTTCCGATAAAGGTGGAGGGGAAAACCGCCGGCGCGATGAGCGTGAGCAAGGAAACCAGCTCGGGCAAGAGCCTTCAAAACGATGCGAGAATCCTGAACGTTATTGCAACGATGGTGGGGCAGGCCGTTAAGATCAACGACCTCTACACAAAGGAAAAGAGGGGCTGGCAGGAAGAAAACCTCAAGCTCCGGCAGCAGCTTCGAAACCGATTCAAAATACACAATATGATCGGTTCAAGCAACGCAATGCAGCAGGTTTTCGGCCTCGTTGAGCAGGTTGCCCAGAGCAACGCTACGGTTATGATAAGGGGCGAGAGCGGAACAGGAAAAGACCTCATCGCCCACGCAATCCACTACAGCAGCCTCAGGGCAGACAAGCCCTTTATCAAGATAAACTGCACCGCCCTGCCGGAATCGCTTCTTGAGAGCGAACTCTTCGGCCATGAAAAGGGAGCGTTCACCGGCGCTTCAGACAAAAAAATCGGACGCTTCGAGCGGGCGCACGGCGGAACAATATTCCTCGATGAGATTGGCGATTTCTCGCTGAACCTTCAGGTGAAGCTGCTTCGGGCAATACAGTTCAAGGAATTTGAGAGGGTAGGCGGGAGCGAAACGATAAAAACCAACGTGCGAATCGTTGTGGCCACAAACCGCAACCTCGAGGAAGACATCAAAAACGGCATCTTCCGCGAAGACCTGTACTACCGGATTAACGTGTTCCCGATCTTCCTGCCGCCGCTGAGAGAGCGAAAAGATGATATTATGCTCCTCGCAGACTACTTCCTCGAGAAATACAGCAAGGAAAACAGCAAAAACATCACCCGCCTTTCAACGCCCGCTATCAATATGCTCACAAGCTACCATTGGCCGGGCAATATTAGGGAGCTGGAAAACTGCATCGAAAGGGCTGTTCTGCTTTGCAATGAAGAGGTGATTCGCAGCGAACACCTCCCGCCTTCGCTTCAGTTTGAAGAGGCCGCCCATAAAACACCGGGCAGAACCCTGCCTGAGATGGTGGAAAATCTCGAACGTGAGATGATCGTTGATGCCCTGAAGAAAAACAAGGGGCAGCAGAGAAAGGCCGCCGAGCAGCTCGGGCTTACCGAAAGAATGATGGGCTACAAAATCAAAAAATACAACATATACCCAAAGCAGATTGTCTAA
- a CDS encoding glutamine synthetase III, with protein MSKDAKKPLSEMFGSYVFNDAVMRERLPKTVYKAFKKTVELGEPLDVQVADVIASAMKDWAVELGATHYCHWFQPMTGATAEKHDSFISPTPEGRIIMEFSGKELIQGEPDASSFPSGGLRATFEARGYTAWDCTSPVFCKKDGDNVTMFIPCAFISYTGQVLDKKTPLLRSMEAVDKQATRVLKALGNTTSSRVNSTLGAEQEYFLVDKEFVDKRLDLLVAGRTLFGESPSKGQELDDHYFGQIESRVASFMACLNRELWKLGITAKTQHNEVSPAQYEIAPVFASVNVAVDHNQLTMETLKRVAREHGFVCLLHEKPFAGLNGSGKHNNWSLSTDDGINLLNPGDTPHENMQFLVFLFAVIRAVDKYADLLRTSVASASNDHRLGANEAPPAIISIFLGEQLTEIYEQIKSGGPGSSKEMGQLKLGVSTLPQLPQDCTDRNRTSPFAFTGNRFEFRMPGSLMSLSGPNFVLNTIVADVLEEMAEKFEKFSADSFNAEVQKMLHEFAVEHEKVVFNGDNYTDQWEEEAEKRGLPNLKNTVDALASLDDEKNISVFERQKVLNSSELSARQEILYEQYASLLNIEALAALNMAKREILPAAVKYSSQVAASVNTVSSAGIEPTSQRKLLVELNDTISELSNAISQLETACSEAKDIEEPAESAKCYRDKVIPGMTALREAADKIEGMVDADIWPLPTYADMLFKR; from the coding sequence ATGAGTAAAGATGCCAAGAAACCTTTAAGCGAGATGTTCGGGTCGTATGTGTTTAACGATGCGGTAATGCGTGAACGTCTTCCAAAGACTGTTTACAAGGCATTCAAGAAAACCGTGGAACTCGGCGAACCGCTTGATGTGCAGGTAGCGGATGTGATTGCAAGTGCTATGAAGGACTGGGCTGTGGAGCTGGGCGCCACCCACTACTGCCACTGGTTCCAGCCGATGACCGGAGCTACTGCAGAAAAGCACGATTCGTTTATCTCTCCTACGCCGGAGGGAAGAATCATTATGGAATTCAGCGGCAAAGAGCTGATTCAGGGCGAACCGGATGCCTCAAGCTTCCCCAGCGGAGGCCTCAGAGCAACATTCGAGGCACGCGGCTACACCGCCTGGGACTGCACAAGCCCGGTATTCTGCAAGAAAGACGGCGATAATGTAACAATGTTTATCCCTTGCGCTTTTATTTCATATACAGGGCAGGTGCTCGACAAGAAAACCCCTCTGCTCCGCTCAATGGAAGCTGTTGACAAGCAGGCAACAAGGGTTCTCAAGGCCCTTGGCAACACCACAAGCAGCAGGGTTAATTCCACTCTCGGCGCTGAACAGGAATACTTCCTCGTTGACAAGGAATTTGTGGATAAAAGGCTCGATCTGCTTGTTGCAGGGCGCACTCTTTTCGGTGAGTCGCCTTCCAAAGGCCAAGAGCTCGACGACCACTACTTCGGACAGATTGAATCACGAGTGGCCTCGTTTATGGCCTGTCTCAACCGTGAGCTGTGGAAGCTCGGGATAACCGCCAAAACCCAGCACAACGAGGTGTCTCCGGCTCAGTATGAGATTGCACCGGTATTCGCTTCGGTTAATGTGGCAGTTGACCACAACCAGCTTACAATGGAAACGCTCAAGAGGGTGGCAAGGGAGCACGGCTTTGTATGCCTGCTCCACGAGAAGCCATTCGCAGGCCTGAACGGATCGGGCAAGCATAACAACTGGTCTTTGAGCACCGACGACGGAATCAACCTGCTCAACCCGGGCGATACGCCTCACGAGAATATGCAGTTCCTCGTGTTCCTTTTTGCTGTGATTAGGGCGGTTGATAAATACGCAGACCTGCTGAGAACATCAGTAGCAAGCGCATCTAACGACCATCGTCTCGGAGCTAATGAGGCCCCGCCAGCGATTATAAGCATCTTCCTCGGCGAGCAGCTCACAGAGATATACGAACAGATAAAATCCGGCGGACCGGGCTCATCCAAAGAGATGGGGCAGCTCAAGCTCGGCGTTTCCACTCTCCCGCAGCTCCCGCAGGACTGCACAGACAGAAACAGAACCTCACCGTTTGCTTTCACCGGAAACCGCTTTGAATTCCGTATGCCAGGCTCGCTGATGAGCCTTTCAGGGCCAAACTTTGTACTGAATACAATTGTGGCTGATGTGCTCGAAGAGATGGCCGAAAAATTCGAAAAATTCTCTGCTGATTCGTTCAATGCAGAAGTGCAGAAGATGCTGCATGAATTTGCTGTAGAGCATGAGAAGGTGGTATTCAACGGCGACAACTACACAGACCAGTGGGAGGAGGAAGCGGAAAAGAGAGGCCTGCCGAATCTGAAGAACACCGTCGATGCGCTTGCAAGTCTTGATGATGAAAAGAATATTTCCGTTTTCGAAAGGCAGAAAGTGCTCAACAGCTCCGAGCTGTCTGCAAGGCAGGAGATTCTTTACGAGCAGTATGCCAGCCTTCTGAATATTGAGGCGCTTGCTGCCTTGAATATGGCCAAGAGGGAGATTCTTCCGGCAGCCGTTAAGTATTCCAGCCAAGTGGCGGCTTCCGTGAATACTGTAAGCTCAGCAGGGATAGAGCCCACGTCTCAGAGAAAGCTGCTCGTGGAGCTGAACGATACGATCAGCGAACTCTCAAACGCTATCTCTCAGCTTGAAACTGCGTGTTCAGAGGCCAAGGATATTGAAGAACCTGCTGAATCTGCCAAATGCTACAGGGATAAGGTGATTCCAGGAATGACCGCCTTGAGAGAAGCCGCAGACAAAATCGAAGGTATGGTGGATGCGGATATTTGGCCGCTGCCTACATACGCTGATATGCTCTTCAAGAGATAA
- a CDS encoding type II secretion system protein: MKNKAFTLIELLVVISIIALLMAILMPALGKAREQAKMTVCMSNMKGAVTAVTAYHADNYDYPPHPTSGARPNLLARTKADQDTILYNYLKGYVDDVTLFNCPVSGFDKTTIAITDGGDTYTYQQAYTNKDNVVSDNNIDLNCSYALYWNFKSYYQNSRNVESFMGPGKRSKGDNKLLISDYMGYYDQLRPNQSWVCSHKFNGSAVARASNDAGVEDPPYHVLKDANPSDNIEQDRDGFTVPKDGLFGKTEINCGYIDGSVLRCKGTDTIQMIAAGKQWSWQFMPDKDHWK; this comes from the coding sequence ATGAAAAATAAAGCATTTACGCTGATTGAGCTGTTAGTTGTGATCTCAATCATAGCCCTTTTGATGGCAATCTTGATGCCCGCTCTCGGCAAGGCGAGGGAGCAGGCAAAAATGACCGTTTGTATGTCTAATATGAAAGGGGCAGTAACCGCTGTTACAGCTTATCACGCAGACAATTATGACTACCCGCCTCACCCAACCTCAGGTGCAAGGCCGAATCTTCTTGCCCGAACCAAGGCCGATCAGGACACCATCCTCTACAACTACCTTAAAGGTTATGTGGATGATGTTACGCTGTTTAACTGCCCAGTTTCCGGCTTCGATAAAACTACCATTGCCATAACCGACGGCGGCGATACCTATACGTATCAGCAGGCTTACACGAACAAGGATAATGTAGTCTCTGATAACAATATAGACCTCAACTGCTCCTACGCCCTTTACTGGAACTTCAAATCTTACTACCAGAATTCAAGGAATGTAGAAAGCTTTATGGGGCCGGGGAAGAGATCTAAAGGCGATAACAAGCTTCTTATCAGCGATTATATGGGCTATTACGACCAGCTCAGACCAAACCAGAGCTGGGTCTGCTCGCATAAGTTTAACGGTTCAGCCGTGGCAAGGGCGAGCAATGATGCCGGCGTAGAAGACCCGCCATACCATGTGCTCAAAGACGCCAACCCATCAGATAATATTGAACAGGACAGAGACGGATTTACTGTGCCCAAAGACGGCCTCTTTGGGAAAACAGAGATCAACTGCGGATATATCGACGGCAGCGTGCTCAGATGCAAAGGCACTGACACCATCCAGATGATTGCTGCTGGGAAGCAGTGGTCTTGGCAGTTTATGCCCGATAAAGACCACTGGAAATAA
- the murC gene encoding UDP-N-acetylmuramate--L-alanine ligase, whose protein sequence is MKSFAGKKYYFVGAGGIGMSGLAMVLLRSGAEIYGSDRQGGFVIEKLNSLGADIKIGHMKEWLQAAGEMDAVVISAAVGSDNPELKYAKEKGFRVLKYAQMLGQIVDQHKGLAFAGTHGKSSTSGWAAFMLSRLDYSPNYIVGADIKQLEGSSGVGKGSDFIVEACEYDRSFINIRPETAVITNIDLDHLDYYRDIDDIIGAFSEFLAGVKPGGKILLNADDKYYEPLLKSYYERMRSFGREPADIITYGIEANADYKASGLKLEDGTYSFELCYDGYPTGRIHIELPGVHNVYNCLAAIAALGSQGVETEGLIRTAGLFEGIDRRLMVLAERQGIKLIDDYAHHPTEIRASLAAIRQMYRPQRIVCVFQPHQYSRTRFFIDDFAESFELSDLVIVPEIYFVRDTLESTKQVSSQDLVEKIKNKGSEAVFIDSFTGILSYLKENINSGDVVITMGAGDIWKVAEDYIKWLRTGS, encoded by the coding sequence ATGAAGAGCTTTGCAGGAAAAAAATATTACTTTGTCGGAGCTGGCGGTATTGGAATGAGCGGCCTTGCAATGGTGCTTCTGCGCAGCGGGGCAGAGATCTACGGCTCAGACCGGCAAGGCGGTTTTGTTATAGAAAAGCTCAACAGCCTCGGCGCTGATATAAAGATCGGACATATGAAGGAATGGCTTCAGGCTGCGGGAGAAATGGATGCGGTTGTAATTTCTGCGGCAGTTGGAAGCGATAATCCCGAGCTGAAATACGCAAAGGAAAAGGGCTTCCGCGTTCTGAAATACGCACAGATGCTCGGGCAGATAGTAGATCAGCATAAGGGCCTGGCATTTGCGGGCACGCACGGAAAAAGCTCCACCAGCGGCTGGGCGGCATTTATGCTCTCTCGTCTGGATTATTCGCCAAACTATATCGTTGGGGCGGATATCAAGCAGCTCGAAGGCTCGAGCGGAGTTGGAAAGGGAAGCGATTTTATCGTGGAGGCCTGCGAATACGACAGAAGCTTTATCAACATCCGCCCTGAAACCGCTGTTATCACCAACATAGACCTCGACCATCTCGATTATTACCGTGATATCGATGATATTATCGGAGCCTTCAGCGAATTTCTTGCAGGGGTTAAGCCGGGAGGCAAGATCCTGCTCAACGCAGACGATAAATATTATGAGCCTCTGCTGAAAAGTTATTATGAACGTATGAGATCCTTCGGCAGGGAGCCCGCTGATATTATTACCTACGGTATCGAAGCCAATGCTGATTATAAGGCATCCGGTCTGAAGCTTGAGGACGGTACATACAGCTTTGAGCTCTGCTACGACGGCTACCCTACCGGCAGAATTCATATAGAGCTGCCCGGAGTGCATAACGTTTACAACTGCCTGGCAGCAATAGCAGCCCTTGGCAGCCAGGGCGTTGAGACTGAGGGGCTTATCAGAACTGCCGGGCTCTTCGAAGGGATAGACCGCAGGCTTATGGTGCTTGCTGAGAGGCAGGGCATCAAGCTCATAGACGACTACGCCCACCACCCTACCGAGATAAGAGCATCGCTTGCCGCAATTCGGCAAATGTATCGACCGCAGAGAATCGTATGCGTCTTCCAGCCCCACCAGTACAGCAGAACAAGATTCTTCATAGACGATTTTGCCGAAAGCTTTGAGCTTTCAGACCTCGTGATAGTTCCCGAGATATATTTCGTCCGCGATACTCTCGAGAGCACCAAGCAGGTTAGTTCGCAGGATCTTGTGGAAAAGATAAAAAACAAAGGCAGCGAGGCGGTTTTCATAGATTCGTTCACCGGCATACTGAGCTACCTCAAAGAAAATATAAACAGCGGGGATGTTGTGATTACCATGGGGGCAGGCGATATCTGGAAAGTGGCAGAGGATTACATCAAATGGCTTCGCACAGGAAGCTGA